From Pseudomonas sp. stari2, a single genomic window includes:
- the yajC gene encoding preprotein translocase subunit YajC, whose amino-acid sequence MSFFISNAMADAAAPAAAGPMGGGFEWIFLVGFLVIFYLMIWRPQAKRAKEQKNLLSSLAKGDEVVTTGGIAGKITKVADDFVVLEVSDTVEMKFQKGAIAATLPKGTLKAI is encoded by the coding sequence ATGAGCTTTTTTATCTCTAATGCCATGGCTGACGCGGCTGCACCGGCAGCAGCCGGCCCAATGGGTGGCGGCTTCGAGTGGATTTTCCTGGTTGGCTTCCTGGTCATCTTTTACCTGATGATCTGGCGTCCACAGGCCAAGCGCGCCAAAGAGCAGAAGAACCTGCTGAGCAGCCTGGCGAAGGGTGACGAAGTGGTTACCACCGGCGGCATCGCCGGCAAGATCACCAAAGTGGCCGACGACTTCGTGGTTCTGGAAGTTTCCGATACCGTGGAAATGAAGTTCCAGAAGGGCGCCATCGCCGCCACGCTGCCAAAAGGCACGCTGAAAGCGATCTAA
- the tgt gene encoding tRNA guanosine(34) transglycosylase Tgt, translating to MSFELLATDGKARRGRLTFPRGTVETPAFMPVGTYGTVKGMLPRDIEAIGAEIILGNTFHLWLRPGTEVIKAHGDLHDFMQWKGPILTDSGGFQVFSLGAMRKIKEEGVTFASPVDGSKVFMGPEESMQVQRDLGSDIVMIFDECTPYPADEDVARVSMELSLRWAQRSKNAHGDNTAALFGIVQGGMHQDLRMRSLEGLDKIGFDGLAIGGLSVGEPKHEMIKVLDYLPGMMPADKPRYLMGVGKPEDLVEGVRRGVDMFDCVMPTRNARNGHLFIDTGVLKIRNAFHRHDDSPLDPTCDCYTCQNFSRAYLHHLDKCGEMLGSMLNTIHNLRHYQVLMAGLREAIQQGTLAAFVDAFYAKRGLPVPPLD from the coding sequence ATGTCCTTTGAACTCCTGGCCACCGATGGCAAGGCCCGTCGTGGTCGCCTGACCTTCCCCCGTGGCACCGTCGAGACCCCGGCCTTCATGCCGGTGGGCACTTACGGCACGGTCAAAGGAATGTTGCCGCGTGATATCGAGGCGATTGGCGCGGAAATCATTCTGGGCAATACCTTCCACCTGTGGCTGCGCCCGGGCACCGAAGTGATCAAGGCTCACGGCGACCTGCACGACTTCATGCAGTGGAAAGGCCCGATCCTCACCGACTCCGGCGGCTTCCAGGTGTTTAGCCTCGGCGCCATGCGAAAGATCAAGGAGGAGGGCGTGACCTTCGCCTCCCCGGTCGACGGCTCGAAAGTGTTCATGGGCCCTGAAGAATCGATGCAGGTCCAGCGTGACCTGGGCTCGGACATCGTAATGATCTTCGACGAATGCACCCCGTATCCGGCCGACGAAGACGTTGCCCGTGTTTCCATGGAGCTGTCGTTGCGCTGGGCTCAGCGTTCGAAGAATGCCCATGGCGACAACACCGCTGCGCTGTTCGGTATCGTTCAGGGCGGCATGCACCAGGACCTGCGCATGCGTTCTCTGGAAGGCCTGGACAAGATCGGCTTCGACGGTCTGGCCATCGGCGGCCTGTCGGTGGGCGAGCCCAAGCACGAAATGATAAAGGTGCTGGATTATCTGCCAGGCATGATGCCGGCTGACAAACCTCGTTACCTTATGGGCGTTGGCAAACCGGAAGATCTGGTTGAGGGTGTGCGCCGCGGTGTGGACATGTTCGATTGCGTGATGCCAACCCGTAATGCCCGCAATGGGCATCTGTTCATTGATACAGGCGTGCTGAAGATCCGTAACGCGTTCCATCGCCATGATGATTCGCCGCTGGATCCGACCTGCGATTGCTATACCTGCCAGAACTTCTCGCGTGCTTATTTGCATCATCTGGACAAGTGCGGCGAAATGCTCGGCAGCATGCTCAATACCATCCACAATTTGCGCCATTATCAGGTGCTGATGGCTGGTTTGCGCGAGGCTATTCAACAGGGTACATTGGCCGCCTTTGTCGATGCCTTCTACGCCAAACGCGGGCTTCCCGTTCCGCCTTTGGACTGA
- the queA gene encoding tRNA preQ1(34) S-adenosylmethionine ribosyltransferase-isomerase QueA, producing the protein MRVADFTFELPDSLIARHPLAERRGSRLLTLDGVSGALAHRQFTDLLEHLRPGDLMVFNNTRVIPARLFGQKASGGKLEILIERVLDTHRVLAHVRSSKSPKPGSRILIDGGGEAEMLTRHDALFELGFSEEVLPLLDRVGHMPLPPYIDRPDEGSDRERYQTVYAERLGAVAAPTAGLHFDQTLMEAIAAKGVETAFVTLHVGAGTFQPVRVEKIEDHHMHTEWLEVGQDVVDAVAACRARGGRVIAVGTTSVRSLESAARDGVLKPFSGDTDIFIYPGRPFHVVDALVTNFHLPESTLLMLVSAFAGYPETMAAYKAAVDNGYRFFSYGDAMFITRNPAPTAPEQTGPEETE; encoded by the coding sequence ATGCGCGTTGCTGACTTTACCTTCGAGCTTCCTGATTCGCTGATCGCCCGCCACCCTTTGGCCGAGCGTCGCGGTAGCCGCCTGTTGACCCTGGATGGGGTCAGCGGCGCCCTGGCACACCGTCAATTCACTGATCTGCTTGAGCATCTGCGCCCGGGCGATCTGATGGTGTTCAACAATACCCGGGTGATTCCGGCACGGCTGTTCGGCCAGAAGGCGTCCGGCGGCAAGCTGGAAATCCTCATCGAGCGCGTGCTCGACACGCACCGCGTGCTGGCCCATGTGCGTTCCAGCAAGTCGCCGAAACCGGGTTCAAGGATCCTTATCGACGGTGGTGGCGAGGCCGAGATGCTGACGCGTCACGATGCGCTGTTCGAGCTGGGTTTCTCTGAGGAAGTGCTGCCGCTGCTCGACCGCGTCGGGCACATGCCGCTGCCTCCTTATATAGATCGCCCGGACGAAGGTTCGGATCGCGAGCGTTATCAGACCGTTTACGCCGAGAGGCTGGGCGCGGTGGCTGCGCCGACCGCCGGGCTGCACTTCGACCAGACGCTGATGGAGGCGATTGCCGCCAAGGGCGTCGAGACTGCATTCGTCACGCTGCACGTTGGCGCTGGTACTTTCCAGCCAGTGCGGGTCGAGAAGATCGAAGATCACCACATGCACACCGAGTGGCTGGAAGTCGGCCAGGATGTGGTCGATGCCGTTGCCGCCTGCCGCGCCCGTGGTGGTCGGGTAATTGCCGTGGGCACCACCAGCGTGCGTTCGCTGGAAAGCGCCGCCCGCGATGGCGTGCTCAAGCCGTTCAGCGGCGATACCGACATCTTTATCTACCCGGGCCGGCCGTTCCATGTGGTCGATGCCTTGGTGACCAATTTCCATTTGCCCGAATCCACGCTGTTGATGCTGGTTTCGGCGTTTGCCGGTTACCCGGAAACCATGGCCGCCTATAAGGCCGCCGTGGACAACGGTTACCGCTTTTTCAGCTACGGTGATGCGATGTTCATCACCCGTAATCCCGCACCGACTGCCCCTGAACAGACAGGCCCAGAGGAAACAGAATGA
- a CDS encoding alkaline phosphatase D family protein, giving the protein MSESLPSPDYLAILPPVLAGPLLRRLEPSRLVMWLVGSRTLSLTLRLHGVGDIPLDGKTCTVIPAGKHAHIHLIDVVLETPLPCDTLIEYDLMIGQGATGIADWAPHLLYGEARCANFVVRSRIDQLLHGSCRKPHHPAADGLLCVDRLLAVETSPSLRPALLMMSGDQVYTDDVAGPMLRAIHTLIDRLGLFDEHLEGAVVSDSTKLYEHPASYYHRADLLPALESNETLRERFFGGTRKPIFTSSSADNHLVTFAEVMAMYLLVWSPTPWALINPQPPALTHERRMRYTLEQTRIDTFKAGLGNVARALAHLPSLMIFDDHDITDDWNLSAQWEETAYGHPFSKRIIGNALIAYMLCQGWGNNPDVFSALLEKTRRLSASGDNHYLDAQVQDNLIQELLRFQNWHFVLPATPALVVIDTRTRRWRSEMALKQPSGLLDWEALSELQQELLDHPSAIIVSPAPIFGVKLIETVQKIFSWCGYPLLVDAENWMAHRGAAQVILNIFRHSRTPGNYVVLSGDVHYSFVYEVLIRHRKAGPRIWQITSSGIKNEFPKTLLEWFDRLNRWLYSPRSPLNWLTKRRRMRIVPYVPEHAETGERLWNSAGIGQVFFNEQGQPQEIIQHNSNGAPKTRMLAPDLTDYPD; this is encoded by the coding sequence ATGTCCGAATCCCTGCCATCACCCGATTACCTTGCGATCTTGCCGCCCGTGCTGGCCGGCCCATTACTACGACGCCTGGAACCTTCACGCCTTGTGATGTGGCTGGTGGGTAGTCGGACGCTTTCGCTGACTCTGCGTCTGCACGGTGTCGGGGACATCCCCCTGGATGGTAAGACATGCACGGTCATCCCCGCAGGAAAGCATGCCCACATCCATTTGATAGATGTTGTGCTAGAGACCCCACTGCCCTGCGATACCTTGATCGAATATGACCTAATGATCGGGCAAGGCGCGACCGGCATTGCCGATTGGGCGCCACATTTACTCTATGGTGAGGCCCGCTGCGCGAATTTTGTGGTGCGCTCTCGAATCGACCAGCTGCTCCATGGATCCTGTCGCAAGCCGCACCACCCGGCAGCAGATGGCTTGTTATGCGTCGACCGACTGCTCGCCGTCGAAACCAGCCCGTCACTGCGCCCGGCGCTGTTGATGATGAGCGGCGATCAGGTCTACACCGATGACGTCGCCGGCCCAATGCTGCGAGCGATCCACACGCTGATCGATCGACTCGGCCTGTTCGATGAGCACCTCGAAGGTGCTGTAGTCAGCGACAGCACCAAACTCTACGAACACCCGGCCAGCTACTACCACCGCGCGGATTTGTTACCGGCGCTTGAGAGCAACGAGACATTGCGTGAGCGATTTTTCGGCGGAACACGCAAGCCGATTTTCACCAGCAGCAGTGCTGACAACCATTTGGTGACGTTCGCCGAAGTCATGGCCATGTACTTGTTGGTTTGGTCGCCAACGCCCTGGGCATTAATCAACCCGCAACCACCGGCGCTGACGCACGAACGCCGAATGCGCTATACCCTGGAGCAGACCCGGATCGATACCTTCAAGGCAGGCCTTGGCAACGTTGCCCGAGCATTGGCGCACTTGCCGAGCCTGATGATCTTCGATGACCACGACATTACCGACGACTGGAATCTTTCCGCGCAGTGGGAAGAAACGGCCTACGGCCATCCGTTCTCCAAACGCATCATTGGCAATGCGCTGATCGCTTATATGTTATGTCAGGGCTGGGGCAACAATCCGGATGTTTTCAGCGCATTGCTGGAGAAAACCAGACGCCTGAGCGCCAGCGGTGACAACCATTATCTCGACGCCCAAGTGCAGGACAATCTGATCCAGGAACTGCTGCGCTTCCAGAACTGGCACTTTGTGCTGCCGGCCACCCCGGCGCTGGTGGTAATCGACACTCGAACCCGACGCTGGCGCAGCGAGATGGCGCTCAAACAACCTTCAGGTTTACTGGACTGGGAAGCCCTGAGCGAACTGCAACAGGAACTGCTCGATCATCCGTCAGCGATCATCGTCTCACCGGCACCGATCTTCGGTGTGAAATTGATCGAAACCGTGCAAAAGATATTCAGTTGGTGCGGCTATCCACTGTTGGTGGACGCGGAAAACTGGATGGCCCATCGCGGCGCCGCCCAAGTGATCCTGAACATTTTCCGACACTCGCGCACACCCGGCAATTACGTGGTGCTGTCAGGGGACGTGCATTATTCCTTCGTCTACGAAGTGCTTATCCGACATCGCAAGGCCGGCCCACGGATCTGGCAAATCACCAGCAGCGGTATCAAGAACGAATTCCCGAAAACCTTGCTGGAATGGTTCGACCGCCTGAACCGCTGGCTCTACTCACCCCGCTCACCGCTGAACTGGCTGACCAAACGCCGGCGCATGCGCATCGTGCCGTATGTTCCCGAGCACGCCGAAACAGGCGAACGCCTGTGGAATTCGGCAGGGATTGGTCAGGTATTTTTCAATGAACAAGGGCAGCCGCAGGAGATCATTCAGCACAACTCGAACGGCGCGCCGAAGACCCGGATGCTGGCGCCGGATCTGACGGATTATCCTGATTAG
- a CDS encoding aspartate aminotransferase family protein, protein MTAALMNTYQPLALSFTRGLGTRLWDQAGREYLDAVAGVAVTNVGHSHPRIVSAISEQAGLLLHTSNLYSIDWQQQLALKLTQLSGMERAFFNNSGAEANETALKLARLHGWRKGIEQPLVVVMANAFHGRTLGTLSASDGPAVRLGFNDLPGDFVKVPFGDLEALEQVQRQHGERIVAILVEPIQGESGVQMAPPGYLKALRELCSRHAWLLILDEIQTGIGRTGRWFAFQHEGIVPDVMTLAKGLGNGVPIGACLARGRAAELFTPGSHGSTFGGNPLACRVGCTVLDIIEEQGLLENARIQGERLLSRLRAELVGNPNVMAIRGLGLMIGIELKQPIRDLTLIAARDHGLLINVTRGKTIRLLPPLTIDEREVGMIVRGVGRMLEAN, encoded by the coding sequence ATGACCGCCGCCCTGATGAACACATACCAACCGCTGGCCCTGAGTTTCACCAGAGGTCTGGGCACCCGTCTGTGGGATCAGGCCGGTCGCGAGTACCTCGATGCCGTCGCGGGTGTTGCGGTGACCAATGTCGGGCATTCGCATCCGCGGATTGTTTCGGCGATCAGCGAGCAGGCTGGATTGCTGCTGCACACGTCCAACCTCTACAGCATCGACTGGCAGCAGCAACTGGCGCTGAAACTGACGCAGCTGTCGGGAATGGAGCGGGCGTTCTTCAACAACTCTGGCGCCGAGGCCAATGAAACGGCGTTGAAACTGGCGCGATTGCATGGCTGGCGCAAGGGGATTGAGCAGCCGCTGGTGGTGGTCATGGCCAATGCGTTTCATGGCCGTACCCTGGGAACCTTGTCGGCCAGTGATGGCCCGGCAGTGCGTCTGGGTTTCAACGATCTACCGGGTGATTTCGTTAAAGTGCCGTTTGGTGATCTTGAGGCACTGGAGCAGGTGCAGCGGCAGCACGGCGAGCGGATCGTGGCGATTCTGGTCGAGCCAATCCAGGGAGAAAGCGGCGTGCAAATGGCGCCGCCGGGTTACTTGAAAGCCTTGCGCGAACTCTGCAGCCGCCACGCCTGGCTGCTGATACTCGACGAAATCCAGACCGGTATCGGACGGACCGGGCGCTGGTTTGCGTTCCAGCACGAAGGCATCGTTCCCGACGTCATGACCCTTGCCAAGGGCTTGGGTAACGGTGTGCCGATTGGTGCCTGTCTGGCACGGGGCAGGGCGGCGGAACTGTTTACCCCGGGCAGCCACGGCAGCACATTTGGCGGCAATCCGCTGGCCTGTCGGGTTGGCTGCACCGTGCTCGACATCATCGAAGAACAAGGTCTGCTGGAGAACGCGCGGATTCAAGGGGAGCGCTTGCTCAGCCGCTTGCGTGCGGAGCTGGTGGGCAATCCGAATGTGATGGCGATTCGTGGGTTGGGGTTGATGATCGGCATCGAACTGAAACAGCCAATTCGCGACCTGACGCTGATTGCCGCGCGGGATCATGGGCTATTGATCAATGTCACTCGGGGCAAGACGATACGGCTGCTGCCACCGCTGACAATTGATGAGCGGGAGGTGGGGATGATTGTGAGGGGAGTGGGGCGGATGCTCGAGGCAAACTGA
- a CDS encoding LysR family transcriptional regulator: MDLFQSMSVYVKVVEAGSMTKAALQCEMSTTMVGNHLRALEQRLGVQLLQRTTRRQRLTEFGTVYYQRCLEVLGLVKDSERLAEQTMDEPRGLLRITAPLTFGVERLAPALSEFSLQYPQVKMDVVLTNRRPDLMESGLDVAFRLGHFEQSNLIARPLIDYTLTVCASPEYVARRGMPLTPEDLQQHDCLSFAYPAGDDWQSVEKRWRLSGPEGEIMIDVSGPMLMNTSAGLHQAARTGMGIVMLPDALVEQDLRDGKLVTVIPDYQPPSRPLHLLYAQDRYRLPKLRRFVEFAMQTWGKS; the protein is encoded by the coding sequence ATGGATTTATTCCAGTCAATGAGCGTCTACGTCAAAGTCGTGGAAGCCGGCAGCATGACCAAGGCCGCCCTACAGTGCGAAATGTCCACGACCATGGTCGGCAATCACCTTCGCGCACTGGAACAGCGACTCGGTGTACAACTGTTGCAACGCACCACCCGGCGTCAGCGCCTGACCGAATTCGGTACGGTCTATTACCAGCGTTGCCTGGAAGTATTGGGGCTTGTGAAAGACTCCGAACGTCTCGCCGAACAAACCATGGATGAACCGCGCGGTCTCCTGCGCATTACTGCGCCACTCACCTTTGGCGTCGAACGACTGGCTCCCGCACTGAGCGAGTTTTCCCTGCAATACCCGCAGGTAAAAATGGATGTGGTCTTGACCAACCGCCGACCGGATCTGATGGAAAGTGGTCTCGATGTGGCGTTCAGGCTCGGCCATTTCGAACAGTCGAACCTGATCGCCCGACCACTGATCGACTACACCCTAACGGTGTGCGCCTCCCCGGAATACGTAGCCCGGCGCGGCATGCCTCTAACGCCTGAAGACCTGCAACAGCACGATTGCCTGTCATTCGCCTACCCCGCCGGCGATGACTGGCAATCGGTGGAAAAGCGCTGGCGCCTGAGTGGGCCGGAGGGTGAAATCATGATCGACGTCAGCGGGCCGATGCTGATGAACACCTCCGCCGGTTTGCATCAGGCTGCCCGTACCGGCATGGGCATCGTGATGTTGCCGGATGCACTGGTGGAACAGGATCTGCGCGACGGCAAACTGGTCACGGTGATTCCCGACTACCAACCGCCGAGCCGCCCATTGCACCTTCTATATGCACAGGATCGCTATCGACTGCCGAAGCTTCGGCGCTTCGTTGAGTTTGCGATGCAGACGTGGGGGAAAAGCTGA
- a CDS encoding GNAT family N-acetyltransferase, whose product MKIDLTVRDLLPAETESVRLFLGQHGWAHRVGSPEYFAQLIQNSQRTAVALLGEQIIGFARGITDGLSNGYLSMVVVDVHYQRNGVGRALVDHVMGDNPDITWVLRAGRQGAEAFFTRLGFETSVIAMERPRLK is encoded by the coding sequence ATGAAAATAGATCTGACGGTACGCGATCTTCTACCCGCCGAAACGGAATCGGTGCGGTTGTTTCTCGGGCAGCACGGCTGGGCGCATCGAGTCGGATCTCCGGAGTATTTCGCGCAGTTGATTCAAAACTCGCAGCGAACGGCTGTTGCGCTATTGGGTGAACAGATCATTGGCTTCGCTCGTGGCATTACTGACGGTTTATCCAACGGCTATCTGTCGATGGTGGTCGTTGATGTGCACTACCAACGCAATGGCGTGGGCCGGGCGTTGGTAGATCATGTGATGGGCGACAACCCCGATATCACTTGGGTACTGCGCGCCGGGCGCCAGGGAGCCGAAGCATTTTTTACCCGCCTGGGGTTTGAAACCTCAGTGATTGCGATGGAACGCCCGCGATTGAAATAA
- a CDS encoding DUF6622 family protein — MLTILQNTPIRAYVFFLLVVYFGIKAFSSRRESRLSMLITPPAFLAWSLYSLNLKIDPVLFLSSWFGALLLGSLSAWLFFSRKGVVLDDSATGLIMPGTVKILIMFLMFFFANYYFGYQDAVNPELAASPDMLLLKASVSGFMCGLISTRSLKLYRILRTLTARQLPVTAQ; from the coding sequence ATGCTCACGATTCTGCAAAACACCCCGATACGGGCCTACGTGTTTTTTCTGCTTGTGGTTTATTTCGGGATCAAGGCGTTTTCTTCCCGCCGTGAAAGCCGTCTCTCGATGCTCATCACACCACCGGCGTTTCTGGCATGGTCCCTGTATTCCCTGAATCTGAAGATCGACCCGGTCCTGTTTTTAAGCAGTTGGTTCGGCGCGCTATTGCTGGGTAGTCTCTCGGCCTGGCTGTTTTTTTCCCGTAAGGGTGTGGTACTCGATGACTCCGCGACGGGGCTGATCATGCCTGGCACCGTGAAAATCCTGATCATGTTCCTGATGTTTTTTTTCGCAAACTATTACTTCGGATATCAGGATGCCGTAAATCCGGAGCTTGCCGCGTCCCCCGACATGCTGCTACTCAAGGCCAGCGTGTCGGGCTTCATGTGCGGCCTGATCAGTACCCGCTCGCTAAAACTCTACAGGATACTGCGAACCCTCACCGCCCGACAGTTGCCAGTGACCGCACAGTAA
- the msrA gene encoding peptide-methionine (S)-S-oxide reductase MsrA → MKAQTIWRRRLLGVATAGVIAQCSAFSFGAEEGVVIPPPALDENTQAHTETAVFAGGCFWGVQGVFQHVKGVQKAVSGYAGGAANTAEYERVSEGDTGHAESVQVTFDPTQVSYGSLLQIYFSVAHNPTELNRQGPDSGTQYRSALFPVNADQQRVAQAYIAQLDATHVYSKPIVTRLETFNGFYPAEDYHQDFLTEHPSYPYIVINDMPKVAQLKQLFAQRYQEKPVLVKNGS, encoded by the coding sequence ATGAAAGCTCAAACTATCTGGCGTCGTCGGCTGCTGGGCGTCGCGACAGCTGGGGTTATCGCGCAGTGCTCGGCGTTTTCTTTCGGGGCCGAGGAGGGTGTGGTCATTCCGCCGCCGGCACTCGACGAAAACACCCAGGCACACACTGAAACCGCGGTGTTTGCCGGTGGCTGCTTCTGGGGAGTACAGGGTGTTTTCCAGCACGTCAAAGGTGTGCAGAAAGCCGTGTCGGGTTACGCCGGTGGCGCGGCGAATACGGCGGAGTACGAACGGGTCAGCGAAGGGGATACCGGCCATGCCGAATCGGTGCAAGTCACCTTCGACCCGACTCAGGTCAGTTACGGCAGCCTGTTGCAGATCTACTTCTCGGTGGCTCACAACCCGACCGAACTCAATCGCCAGGGGCCGGACAGCGGCACCCAATATCGCTCGGCGCTGTTCCCGGTCAATGCTGATCAGCAACGAGTGGCCCAGGCCTACATTGCGCAACTGGACGCCACCCATGTTTACAGCAAACCCATCGTCACCCGGCTGGAAACTTTCAACGGGTTTTACCCGGCGGAGGACTATCACCAGGACTTCCTGACCGAACACCCAAGCTATCCGTACATTGTGATCAACGACATGCCGAAAGTGGCGCAGTTGAAGCAGTTGTTTGCCCAGCGTTATCAGGAGAAACCGGTGCTGGTGAAAAACGGGTCGTGA
- a CDS encoding cytochrome c biogenesis protein DipZ, with protein sequence MWLLVLAYLGGVLTIVSPCILPVLPFVFARTGQPFIKSGLPLLAGMALTFALVASLAAVGGGWVVQVNQYGRWLALLFVALFGLTLLLPRLAERLTRPLVSAGSRLSEAAGQDSRPRPGASFLIGVATGLLWAPCAGPILGLILTGAALQGASIATTLLLLAYAAGAATSLAAALLLGGKVFAVMKRSIGTGEWIRRGLGAAMLAGVAAIALGLDTGILASFSTASTGRLEQALVGKLSGKSPQGNGTMMAQIPAAEDAANGSMMAAGGAMKMAAKAPGSLPVEGQLPALDGAVQWLNSAPLDAQALKGKVVLVDFWTYSCINCLRTLPYVKAWAEKYRDQGLVVIGVHAPEFAFERDVGNVTKALKELGINYPVAIDNDYKIWRAFDNEYWPAHYFADAQGHIRYHHFGEGDYAESERVIQQLLREAGAKTVADGLINADAQGVQLAPDMNQVLSPETYVGYQRAEHFVPETSLVPDKVAAYKTPANLALNDWSLGGQWAVGAERATASAPASRIVYRFHARDLHLVLGPGADGKPVRFKVMIDGQAPGDSHGVDVAPDGSGRVTEQRLYQLVRQTADVKDRTFSIEFLDPGVSAYAFTFG encoded by the coding sequence ATGTGGCTCTTGGTTCTCGCTTATCTCGGTGGTGTGCTGACGATCGTCAGCCCGTGCATCCTGCCGGTTCTGCCTTTTGTCTTCGCTCGCACCGGGCAGCCGTTTATCAAAAGTGGCTTGCCGCTGTTGGCGGGGATGGCGCTGACCTTCGCGCTCGTCGCCTCGTTGGCGGCGGTGGGCGGCGGTTGGGTGGTACAAGTCAATCAGTACGGTCGCTGGCTCGCGTTGCTGTTCGTTGCACTGTTCGGGCTGACGCTGCTGTTGCCGCGTCTGGCCGAGCGTCTGACCCGGCCGCTGGTGTCCGCCGGCAGTCGCTTGTCGGAGGCCGCCGGCCAGGACAGTCGTCCGCGTCCGGGCGCTTCGTTTCTGATCGGCGTCGCCACGGGGCTGCTGTGGGCGCCTTGCGCCGGGCCAATCCTCGGGCTGATTCTGACCGGTGCCGCGCTGCAAGGTGCAAGCATCGCCACCACGCTGTTGTTGCTCGCCTATGCGGCGGGCGCCGCGACTTCGCTGGCTGCGGCTTTGCTGCTGGGCGGTAAGGTCTTCGCGGTGATGAAGCGTTCGATCGGGACTGGCGAGTGGATCCGGCGCGGACTCGGGGCCGCGATGCTGGCCGGTGTGGCCGCCATTGCGCTGGGCCTCGATACCGGGATTCTGGCGAGTTTTTCTACGGCATCCACCGGTAGGCTGGAACAGGCCTTGGTCGGCAAGCTCTCGGGCAAATCCCCTCAGGGCAACGGCACGATGATGGCGCAAATTCCCGCGGCGGAGGACGCGGCAAACGGCAGCATGATGGCAGCCGGCGGCGCGATGAAAATGGCCGCCAAAGCACCCGGCTCGCTGCCGGTCGAAGGTCAGTTGCCGGCGCTTGATGGTGCGGTGCAGTGGCTCAACTCGGCGCCGCTGGACGCGCAGGCACTCAAAGGCAAAGTGGTGCTGGTGGATTTCTGGACTTACTCCTGCATCAACTGCCTTCGCACTCTTCCATACGTCAAAGCCTGGGCCGAGAAATATCGCGATCAGGGACTGGTGGTGATCGGTGTGCATGCGCCGGAATTCGCTTTCGAGCGTGATGTAGGCAACGTCACCAAAGCGCTGAAAGAACTGGGCATCAATTACCCGGTGGCCATCGATAACGACTACAAGATCTGGCGTGCTTTCGACAATGAATACTGGCCGGCGCATTACTTTGCCGACGCACAAGGGCACATTCGATACCACCATTTTGGCGAAGGGGACTACGCCGAATCGGAACGGGTCATCCAGCAACTGTTGCGTGAGGCCGGAGCGAAAACCGTGGCTGATGGCCTGATCAACGCAGACGCCCAAGGCGTGCAACTCGCGCCGGATATGAACCAGGTGCTGTCACCGGAAACTTATGTCGGCTACCAGCGTGCAGAACATTTCGTACCGGAAACCAGCCTGGTGCCTGACAAGGTCGCGGCCTACAAGACACCTGCAAATCTTGCCCTGAATGACTGGAGCCTCGGCGGCCAATGGGCGGTCGGTGCCGAACGCGCCACGGCCAGTGCGCCGGCCAGTCGTATCGTTTATCGCTTCCATGCCCGCGACCTGCACCTGGTGCTGGGCCCAGGGGCGGACGGAAAACCGGTGCGCTTCAAAGTGATGATCGATGGTCAGGCGCCGGGCGATTCCCACGGTGTCGACGTGGCGCCTGACGGCAGCGGTCGCGTGACCGAACAACGCTTGTATCAATTGGTACGGCAAACCGCTGATGTGAAGGACCGCACCTTCAGCATCGAGTTTCTCGATCCGGGCGTGTCGGCTTACGCCTTTACCTTCGGCTGA
- the msrB gene encoding peptide-methionine (R)-S-oxide reductase MsrB, giving the protein MFSRRQILATGGGLGLAALLAGVLPKLSTGSVLVDEALAEEAFEVTHSDSEWHALLTDEQFDVLRKEGTERAYSSPLNNEHRTGTFACAGCDLALFSSETKFDSRTGWPSFWAPLEHAVATRQDRSFGMTREEVHCRRCGGHLGHVFDDGPKPTGLRYCMNGLAMTFKPVAA; this is encoded by the coding sequence ATGTTTTCACGGCGACAGATTCTGGCAACGGGCGGCGGGCTGGGGCTTGCAGCCCTTCTGGCCGGTGTATTGCCAAAGTTATCCACTGGCTCTGTGCTGGTCGACGAGGCGTTGGCCGAAGAAGCGTTTGAAGTGACCCACAGCGACAGTGAGTGGCATGCGCTGCTGACAGACGAGCAATTCGACGTGCTGCGCAAAGAGGGTACGGAACGCGCCTACAGCAGCCCGCTGAACAACGAACATCGGACCGGCACGTTTGCCTGTGCCGGGTGCGATCTGGCGCTGTTCTCGTCCGAGACCAAATTCGACAGCCGTACCGGCTGGCCGAGTTTCTGGGCACCGCTGGAACACGCCGTGGCCACCCGCCAGGACCGTTCCTTCGGTATGACCCGGGAGGAAGTTCACTGCCGGCGTTGCGGCGGTCACCTCGGTCATGTGTTCGACGACGGGCCCAAGCCCACCGGTCTGCGTTACTGCATGAACGGTCTGGCCATGACCTTCAAACCCGTGGCGGCCTGA